The following DNA comes from Longimicrobium sp..
CATCGAGGTCCCTCTCTCTGACGAGGGGCGCGAGCAGGCGCGGCGGCTGGCGCTGCGCCTGGGCGGCGAGCCGATCGCGGCCGTCTACGCATCGCCGCTGAGCCGCGCGCTGGAGACAGCCCGCATCGCCGCCGCGCCGCACGGCCTGCCGGTGACGGCCGATGCGCGGCTGCGCGAGATCTCGCACGGCCGCTGGGAGGAGATGACGCGCGACGAGGTGGAGGCGCGCTTCCCCGACGAGCTCGCCGGCTGGGAGGCGGACCCGTACACCTTTGCCCCGCAGGGAGGCGAGACCGGGCTGGACGTAACGGCGCGCGCGCTTCCCGCCATGCTGGAGCTGGTGCGCGCGCACCCCGGCGAGACGATCCTGGTGGTGTCGCACAAGGCGACGATCCGACTGCTGCTCAGCTCGCTGCTGGGCTTCGACCCGCGCCGCTACCGCGACAACCTGGACCAGAGCCCGGCCGCGCTCAACATCGTGGACTTCCGCGGCACCACGCGCGCGCGCCTGACCCTCTTCAACGACACCTCCCACTACGAGCACGCCGGCCTCGCCATCCCCGCCATGCCATGCGACCGGCTGTCACGCTGGTGGGACGGGGCGCACATCCCCTAGCGGGCGCCGCGGCCGCAAGTCGCAGCCATCGAAACATATGTTGCGTGCGGAGCAACTTTGTAGTATGCTCCTGGCACTCCGCATCCCCGTACTACCCTTCCGCTCGACCACCAGGGACACGCCGTGAAGTTCCATCCATATGCCCCTTTCATTGTAGCGCTCGCTCTGGCCTCGGGGTGTGACAGTCCCTCTGGATCGAGTGAGGTCGTTCCGCCGGTGCCCGGCCCCACGCCGCGCTCCGCGAACCGGCCGGTGAAGATCGACCTGGACAGCCTTCATTTCGTCGTCATAAACTCCCACGCCCAGCTTCGAGCGGTGGTGCGCGACATCCGGGGGAACGTCGTGCCGAACGCCCAGATCGTGTGGAGCATACAGGGAGAGCCGATCGCGACCATCGATCCGTCGGGTACGGTTTCGGTGAAACGGAACGGAAAGGCGAAGGTGATCGCCGAGTCCGCCTACCTGGACGGCACCCGCATCGCCGACACCATACCCCTGGTGGTACGCCAGGTTGTGACCGGGCTGGCGGTGGTGCCCGGACGGCTGGGGATGTACGTGGGCGACACGGCCGAGATGTCCGTAGTCGCGTACGACGGGCTCCGCTGGCCGGTGGCGGACGCGGTCGTCACGTGGCGGTCGTCGGCTCCGGGGGTCCTCTCCATCACCCCGGCGGGAGGCGCGACGGGGCTGGCGGCCGGCAGCAGCACCGCTACGGCGACGGTGCCGACGTTCGCCGGAAACGCGACTCTCTCCACGACCGTGGAGGTGAACGTGGCCGGCGCGGGCACGTACGTACAGGTGCGGTCCGGAGGTGCGCTGACTTGCGGGCTGGTGCGCGGGGGCGACGTGTTCTGCTGGGGCGAGCGCGGCGGAACGATGCTCTCCGACGGAACGCGCCTTTCCGGCGACGTGCCCACGCGGGTGAGCACCGAGGAAAAGTTCGTGGCGATCGACGTGGGGTATTTCCACGCCTGCGGGCTGACGGCCACGGGCAGCGCGTTCTGCTGGGGCGGGAACCTCTTTGGCCAGCTGGGGAACGGCGACGGGGGAACCGAGGGTAGCCGGCGTGACACACCGCAGCGGGTGGCGGGGGGGATGACGTTCACCCGGATCGCGGCCGGCGTCACGCACAGCTGCGGGGTCACCGTTGGCGGCGACGCGTTCTGCTGG
Coding sequences within:
- a CDS encoding histidine phosphatase family protein, with protein sequence MASTTTRVFLVRHGATVLSAENRFAGSIEVPLSDEGREQARRLALRLGGEPIAAVYASPLSRALETARIAAAPHGLPVTADARLREISHGRWEEMTRDEVEARFPDELAGWEADPYTFAPQGGETGLDVTARALPAMLELVRAHPGETILVVSHKATIRLLLSSLLGFDPRRYRDNLDQSPAALNIVDFRGTTRARLTLFNDTSHYEHAGLAIPAMPCDRLSRWWDGAHIP